In Arcobacter ellisii, a genomic segment contains:
- a CDS encoding MlaD family protein — MSKDLIKEDELKDVVYQPKIEDKKSVSFIWILPLIILGILGWIAYESYMKKGTKITVVFKSAEGLKENVTPLEYKGLQLGKVTKISMHEDLKSVKVNILVDNDVAKYVASESSEFWIKKPTVSLTKVSGLNTLISGYKIELSPKFKTQEEYNQGTFKNYFEGLDSQPNDELDDNGYYISLIANDKSNIEVGTPIFYNKFQIGEITAKEFIFEKVYFTAYIYDKFNYLVNKSSKFVINEALKVKYGASGLNIELGSLYSALVGGVTVVTPDKNEKKISKEEVYVLYGKEDDLKNKEYFTINFADVNGIEEGTPIIYKGIEVGEILEVTLNKNNLNTKAYVYDEYKYLLTKNTKFFVEEPTISLDGVKNLGNIVKGNFISLDFRKGDFSNSFNAINKKDLDKIGNTIKVELLSENLNSISEKSKVYYKNIEIGRVDNYALTPDLKNVKISLLIDDKYKDLINNNSLFYDMSSKLVEMKSLNLNVNYSGIEPLLNGAIGLVANKKDEKLIKNEFKLYSSYKDVERLKRFYNSGFTIEADFDNSFEIKQDMAIVYKNQEIGFVKDIKFDDKKSKVSLFIYSNYKKFITDKSRFFKQGIVNFKASLSGVIFEVDNFSSLIDGSIHLDNSSNVDFANYKIYSNEDEMNNSTNSITIVFDDVEGVQENFSQLTYKGVNVGKVKKISLNENQKVEVQALIYDDYSSFAKEGTVYYLKKPRISLQEIANAGSTVMAVNIGVIKSESLNRQTKFVGLENQPSVEKSQFGTVFKVEDVTASSVNVDAPVYYKNVQIGKVSKIDLSEDGSKVVVDCLIYDKYTKLIRKNSEFYDISGFEMKFSIFSGTKVESNTFTSLLKGGLVVVTPYEYGEIANPKDKFTLVKTLREDWKSISPSIK; from the coding sequence ATGAGTAAAGATTTAATAAAAGAAGATGAATTGAAAGATGTAGTTTATCAACCTAAGATTGAAGATAAAAAATCAGTATCATTTATTTGGATTTTACCTTTGATTATATTGGGAATTTTAGGTTGGATTGCCTATGAATCTTATATGAAAAAAGGTACAAAAATCACTGTTGTTTTTAAAAGTGCAGAAGGTCTAAAAGAGAATGTTACACCTTTAGAATACAAAGGTTTACAACTTGGAAAAGTTACAAAAATCTCTATGCATGAAGATTTAAAAAGTGTAAAAGTAAATATTTTAGTAGATAATGATGTAGCAAAATATGTTGCAAGTGAAAGTTCAGAGTTTTGGATAAAAAAACCTACGGTTTCTTTAACAAAAGTATCAGGTCTTAATACTTTAATAAGTGGTTACAAAATTGAACTTTCTCCTAAATTTAAAACACAAGAAGAGTACAATCAAGGGACTTTTAAAAACTATTTTGAAGGACTTGATTCCCAACCAAATGATGAACTTGATGACAATGGATATTATATTTCATTAATTGCAAATGATAAAAGTAATATCGAAGTTGGAACACCAATATTTTATAATAAATTTCAAATAGGTGAAATAACTGCCAAAGAGTTTATCTTTGAAAAAGTTTATTTTACAGCTTATATTTATGATAAATTTAATTATTTAGTAAATAAAAGTTCAAAATTTGTAATAAACGAAGCTTTAAAAGTAAAATATGGTGCAAGTGGATTAAATATTGAATTAGGCTCTTTATATTCTGCTTTAGTTGGAGGAGTAACCGTCGTAACACCTGATAAAAATGAGAAAAAGATTTCTAAAGAAGAAGTTTATGTTTTATATGGAAAAGAGGATGATTTAAAAAATAAAGAGTATTTCACTATTAATTTTGCTGATGTAAATGGAATAGAAGAAGGGACGCCAATTATTTATAAAGGTATTGAAGTTGGTGAAATTTTAGAAGTTACTTTAAATAAAAATAACTTAAATACAAAAGCTTATGTTTATGATGAGTATAAATATTTACTTACAAAAAATACAAAGTTTTTTGTTGAAGAACCAACTATCTCTTTGGATGGAGTGAAAAATTTAGGAAATATTGTAAAAGGAAATTTTATCTCTTTGGATTTTAGAAAAGGGGATTTTTCAAATAGTTTTAATGCAATTAATAAAAAAGATTTAGACAAAATAGGAAACACAATAAAAGTTGAATTATTAAGTGAAAATCTAAACTCTATTTCTGAAAAATCAAAGGTTTATTATAAAAATATTGAAATAGGAAGAGTTGATAATTATGCTTTAACTCCTGATTTAAAAAATGTAAAAATCTCTCTTTTAATTGATGATAAATATAAAGATTTAATAAATAATAATAGTCTTTTTTATGATATGAGTTCAAAACTTGTGGAGATGAAAAGTTTAAATCTAAATGTAAATTATAGTGGAATTGAGCCATTGTTAAATGGAGCAATTGGACTTGTAGCAAATAAAAAAGATGAAAAATTAATAAAAAATGAGTTTAAACTTTATAGTTCATACAAAGATGTTGAAAGATTAAAAAGATTTTACAATAGTGGATTTACTATTGAAGCAGATTTTGATAATAGTTTTGAAATAAAACAAGATATGGCTATAGTTTATAAAAATCAAGAAATAGGTTTTGTAAAAGATATAAAATTTGATGATAAAAAATCAAAGGTTAGTCTATTTATCTACTCAAATTATAAAAAATTTATAACAGATAAAAGTAGATTTTTCAAACAAGGAATTGTAAATTTCAAAGCTAGTTTAAGTGGAGTTATATTTGAAGTTGATAATTTTTCATCTTTGATTGATGGTTCTATTCATTTGGATAACTCTTCAAATGTAGATTTTGCTAATTATAAAATCTATTCAAATGAAGATGAAATGAATAACTCTACAAATAGCATTACTATTGTTTTTGATGATGTTGAAGGAGTTCAAGAAAACTTCTCTCAACTTACATATAAAGGTGTAAATGTTGGAAAAGTTAAAAAAATCTCATTAAATGAAAATCAAAAAGTTGAAGTTCAAGCTTTGATTTATGATGATTATTCTTCTTTTGCAAAAGAGGGAACAGTTTATTATTTAAAAAAACCTAGAATCTCTTTACAAGAGATTGCAAATGCAGGTTCAACTGTAATGGCTGTAAATATTGGGGTAATTAAAAGTGAAAGTCTAAATAGACAAACAAAATTTGTTGGACTAGAAAATCAACCCTCAGTTGAAAAATCACAATTTGGAACAGTATTTAAAGTGGAAGATGTAACAGCTTCGAGCGTAAATGTTGATGCTCCTGTTTATTATAAAAATGTACAAATAGGAAAAGTAAGTAAAATTGATTTAAGTGAAGATGGTTCTAAAGTTGTAGTTGATTGTTTGATTTATGATAAATATACAAAACTTATTAGAAAAAATTCAGAGTTTTATGACATAAGTGGTTTTGAGATGAAATTCTCTATTTTTAGTGGTACAAAAGTTGAATCAAATACTTTTACAAGTCTATTAAAAGGTGGTTTAGTTGTTGTTACTCCTTATGAATATGGTGAAATAGCAAATCCAAAAGATAAGTTTACTTTAGTAAAAACATTAAGAGAAGATTGGAAAAGTATAAGTCCAAGTATAAAATAA
- a CDS encoding paraquat-inducible protein A, with the protein MVLISCKNCHKVYEKENYEDFICTRCKHKVTRRIKNSLQVSLALVICAILLYIPAMVYPIMEVTKLGVQIESTILEGVISFLNMESYFIAIVIFTASVAIPMIKLVGLLFIFISLKINIKMENKTKNLIFKFIEAIGKWSMIDIYVVAILASIVQLDEIFNIKGGIAATSFALMVILTMIAANRFDTRIIWDE; encoded by the coding sequence ATGGTTTTAATCTCTTGTAAAAATTGTCATAAAGTCTATGAAAAAGAGAATTATGAGGATTTTATTTGTACTAGATGTAAACATAAAGTAACTAGAAGAATTAAAAACTCTTTGCAAGTCTCTTTAGCTTTAGTTATTTGTGCAATTTTATTATATATTCCAGCAATGGTTTATCCTATTATGGAAGTAACAAAACTTGGAGTTCAAATAGAAAGCACTATTTTAGAAGGTGTTATCAGCTTTTTAAATATGGAGAGTTATTTTATAGCAATTGTTATTTTTACTGCTAGTGTGGCAATTCCTATGATAAAACTTGTTGGTTTACTTTTTATATTTATCTCTTTAAAAATAAATATAAAAATGGAAAATAAAACAAAAAATTTGATTTTCAAATTTATTGAAGCTATTGGAAAATGGTCTATGATAGATATTTATGTAGTTGCAATTTTAGCTTCAATAGTTCAACTTGATGAAATTTTTAATATAAAAGGGGGAATTGCTGCAACCTCTTTTGCTTTAATGGTGATTTTAACAATGATAGCAGCAAATAGATTTGATACAAGGATTATTTGGGATGAGTAA
- a CDS encoding paraquat-inducible protein A encodes MHKNMNSIIECYSCGLFIKKEAKKNATFRCPRCNSKLEINKKHSNDSLYYAISSLLLFGILNIYPIITLNINESELKATLVGTVSILLEQNFFFVGLVVFFTIIFAPISNSLIIIFAFIQKKTKIKLFTKTLLHDSFYFFKHWGFIEVFIISIIVTYIKLIGMVSSTKFDIGFYVLLAYIFCFYMSNVKFEGKSVFGE; translated from the coding sequence ATGCATAAAAATATGAACTCTATAATCGAATGTTATAGTTGTGGATTATTTATAAAAAAAGAGGCAAAAAAAAATGCAACTTTTCGATGTCCAAGATGTAATAGTAAATTAGAAATCAATAAAAAACACTCTAACGATTCTTTATATTATGCCATTTCTTCACTTTTATTATTTGGTATTTTAAATATCTATCCAATTATAACTTTGAATATAAATGAGAGTGAATTAAAAGCAACTTTAGTTGGAACAGTCTCAATTTTACTTGAACAAAACTTCTTTTTTGTTGGTTTAGTTGTTTTTTTTACTATTATTTTTGCCCCAATTTCAAACTCTTTAATAATTATTTTTGCTTTTATTCAAAAGAAAACAAAAATTAAATTGTTTACAAAAACGCTATTACACGATAGTTTTTATTTTTTTAAGCATTGGGGATTTATCGAGGTTTTTATAATAAGTATAATAGTTACATATATAAAATTAATAGGAATGGTAAGTTCTACAAAATTTGACATAGGTTTTTATGTTTTATTGGCTTATATTTTTTGTTTTTATATGTCAAATGTGAAGTTTGAGGGTAAAAGTGTATTTGGAGAATAA
- a CDS encoding globin, giving the protein MQFTITEAPMGIRPPVVKPDPKVLEFLGEEGMRKLISDHYDLLRQSDIKGLFPPTDEGFALAKQHSADFFIQICGGPDYFNQNRGAPMMVGRHQPFKITPNARKIWLESYIIILNKLDMPDDLKQSFWNYLDIFSIWMVNTPQD; this is encoded by the coding sequence ATGCAATTTACTATTACAGAAGCACCAATGGGTATTAGACCTCCTGTTGTAAAACCAGACCCAAAAGTTCTAGAATTTTTAGGTGAAGAAGGGATGAGAAAATTAATCTCTGACCATTATGATTTATTAAGACAAAGTGATATTAAAGGACTATTCCCTCCAACTGATGAGGGCTTTGCTTTAGCAAAACAACACTCTGCTGATTTTTTTATTCAAATTTGTGGAGGACCTGATTATTTTAATCAAAATAGAGGAGCTCCAATGATGGTTGGTCGTCACCAACCTTTTAAAATAACTCCAAATGCTAGAAAAATTTGGCTTGAATCATATATTATTATTTTAAATAAACTTGATATGCCTGATGATTTAAAACAATCTTTTTGGAATTATTTAGATATTTTTTCTATTTGGATGGTTAATACACCTCAAGACTAA
- a CDS encoding putative bifunctional diguanylate cyclase/phosphodiesterase codes for MKKTFKNYIFSRQIILVSIIFLLCFIFSTYIHTKLTKEEALNHSKAISNQIFSSMYQVMRKGWSRDDVMMFTKSLEDNFQSSNYEINIYRGEKVKQLFGEIEEKQKDATLVDVLNGKIEQLDSFENNIVRNILPLKATTDCKACHVNVNEGDVLGVLEVKQNLNSIFKESKYQFIAFFLIIIPIFYLIAFISSRNTTRKITDNLDLFNNKVENINSIQDFRDFDSKDIDLYFKEFNQIIKNVDSMAGKLKGIAVDKELLEFEIKLLDKFIITSDVVKDWKEYICDLLIEINKIMETYTLMTIFRVGEDQFEVDIFWLALPKQHQKEMFDRYINNIVKEAEYFQGMTDFTIKHIVANKNICLSELEEDSIEYRTKSLFLDTPKIGGIVGIGLQSVFSNDPVRYIVIDSILTTMANLVGSVKAIHKYTQDLEYYAARDPLTDLFNQRVFNDMMAYEIKRAQRHKYPFALMVIDCDNFKPINDNFGHSFGDKFLQTVADILEKEKRPEDIVARYGGDEFTIILPECDENGAMAVANRISKRIEQEKLIAPDGTRVGITISIGISVYPTHSLSQKDMFIIADSMMYQAKEEGKNSIKIPNQTDVSSILKQKQEKSSLLIKAIENDQIEAYFQPIKPSSSNHNGLVIHELLMRIHQDGKVVSAFEFIEIAEARGLINTMDLMVIEKAFRKIQESSYEGILFINLSPKSLIMGDFINKINGFVEKYNIQKEKIVFEITERETVKNFSLLEKFVHILKSEGYKFAIDDFGAGFSSFHYIKKFPIDYVKIDGDFIVNINKDAKDKAFVNSIVTLAKELEVQAIAEFVENEEIVKVLDELEIDYYQGYHIGKPSQNFVSFK; via the coding sequence ATGAAAAAAACTTTTAAAAACTATATATTCTCTCGACAAATTATTTTAGTATCAATTATCTTTTTACTCTGTTTTATCTTTAGTACTTATATTCACACAAAACTTACAAAAGAAGAAGCTTTAAATCATTCAAAAGCTATATCAAATCAAATCTTTTCTTCAATGTATCAAGTTATGCGTAAAGGTTGGAGTAGAGATGATGTGATGATGTTTACAAAATCTTTAGAAGATAATTTTCAAAGTAGTAATTATGAGATAAATATTTATAGAGGAGAAAAAGTAAAACAACTTTTTGGAGAAATTGAAGAAAAACAAAAAGATGCTACTTTAGTTGATGTTTTAAATGGAAAAATTGAACAACTAGATAGTTTTGAAAATAACATTGTTAGAAATATTTTACCCCTAAAAGCAACAACAGATTGTAAAGCCTGTCACGTAAATGTAAATGAAGGTGATGTTTTAGGAGTTTTAGAAGTAAAACAAAATCTTAACTCAATATTTAAAGAATCAAAATATCAATTTATTGCATTTTTTCTAATAATTATTCCTATTTTTTACCTAATTGCATTTATATCTTCAAGAAATACAACAAGAAAAATAACTGATAATTTAGATTTATTTAACAATAAAGTTGAAAATATAAATTCAATTCAAGACTTTAGAGATTTTGACTCAAAAGATATTGATTTATACTTTAAAGAATTTAACCAAATTATAAAAAATGTTGATTCAATGGCAGGAAAACTAAAAGGTATTGCTGTTGATAAAGAGTTATTAGAGTTTGAAATAAAACTTTTAGATAAATTTATAATTACTTCAGATGTTGTAAAAGATTGGAAAGAGTATATTTGTGATTTATTGATAGAAATTAATAAAATTATGGAAACATATACTTTAATGACAATTTTTAGAGTTGGAGAAGACCAATTTGAAGTTGATATTTTCTGGTTAGCTCTTCCTAAACAACATCAAAAAGAGATGTTTGATAGATATATTAATAATATCGTAAAAGAGGCTGAATATTTCCAAGGTATGACAGATTTTACAATAAAACATATCGTTGCAAATAAAAATATCTGTTTATCTGAATTAGAAGAAGATTCTATTGAATATAGAACAAAATCACTATTTTTAGATACTCCAAAAATTGGAGGAATTGTAGGAATTGGTCTTCAATCAGTATTTTCAAATGACCCAGTTAGATATATTGTAATTGACTCGATTTTAACAACTATGGCTAACTTAGTTGGTTCAGTTAAAGCTATTCATAAATATACTCAAGATTTAGAATATTATGCTGCACGTGATCCACTTACAGATTTATTTAATCAAAGAGTATTTAATGATATGATGGCTTATGAGATTAAAAGAGCTCAAAGACATAAATATCCTTTTGCACTTATGGTTATTGATTGTGATAATTTTAAACCAATAAACGATAACTTTGGACACTCTTTTGGAGATAAATTTTTACAAACTGTTGCAGATATTTTAGAAAAAGAAAAACGTCCTGAAGATATAGTTGCAAGATATGGAGGAGATGAATTTACAATTATTCTTCCTGAATGTGATGAAAATGGGGCAATGGCTGTTGCAAATAGAATTTCAAAAAGAATTGAACAAGAAAAATTAATCGCTCCTGATGGAACAAGAGTAGGAATTACAATTTCAATAGGAATTTCAGTTTATCCAACTCACAGTTTATCTCAAAAAGATATGTTTATAATTGCTGATTCAATGATGTATCAAGCAAAAGAGGAAGGGAAAAACTCTATAAAAATTCCAAATCAAACAGATGTTTCTTCTATTTTAAAACAAAAACAAGAAAAATCTTCACTTTTAATAAAAGCAATTGAAAATGACCAAATAGAAGCCTATTTCCAACCAATTAAACCATCTTCTTCAAATCATAATGGTTTAGTAATTCATGAGCTTCTAATGAGAATTCATCAAGATGGAAAAGTTGTATCAGCTTTTGAATTTATCGAAATTGCAGAAGCAAGAGGACTTATAAATACTATGGATTTAATGGTTATTGAAAAAGCATTTAGAAAAATCCAAGAGAGTTCTTATGAAGGAATTTTATTTATTAATCTTTCTCCTAAATCTCTTATTATGGGTGATTTTATAAATAAAATAAATGGTTTTGTAGAAAAATATAATATTCAAAAAGAAAAAATTGTATTTGAAATAACAGAGAGAGAAACAGTTAAAAACTTCTCTTTACTTGAAAAATTTGTTCATATTTTAAAATCAGAAGGTTATAAATTTGCAATTGATGATTTTGGTGCAGGTTTCTCATCTTTCCACTATATCAAAAAATTCCCAATTGATTATGTAAAAATTGATGGTGATTTTATTGTAAATATCAACAAAGACGCAAAAGATAAAGCCTTTGTAAATAGTATTGTTACTCTTGCTAAAGAGTTAGAAGTTCAAGCAATCGCAGAGTTTGTAGAAAATGAAGAGATTGTAAAAGTTCTTGATGAATTAGAAATAGATTACTATCAAGGTTACCACATAGGAAAACCATCGCAAAACTTTGTCTCTTTTAAATAA
- a CDS encoding SagB family peptide dehydrogenase — protein MLYELNQYHQNTKHSYLSVRNNPNRVDWNNPPNRFKNYPDSYKRIALDSSNENYNFLYLISGITAKKTYPGIEYYLRVNPSAGALYPNEVYFQARNVDGFEDGIYHLEVATSSAVKLQKIESNQGVETLLGLDFSVDGFIFFISSLYFRSSWKYKNRAFRYCLLDAGHLLGSMEASSYLFDKEFEILYDFPKQKLNDFFCFDEKEFFTAVCLVGTKKDDKKESFSLTLSTLDGSSYEEGKISFFVKNELIEKAYEDTLEIKNKNNETKKALFNFQKQRFKDVIFKRRSIREFTKQSISKVQFEAILNVLNQPITNDCDEQVDIFYTINRVEGLQIGLYKNGELLRNGDFSSKAGYLCLEQELGKDSAVTFFLTTKSKNYQEAYQKAGIIGHRLYLASNYLDIGCSGIGAYYDDEVCEFLQEQTMVLYALAIGN, from the coding sequence ATGTTATATGAATTAAACCAATACCATCAAAACACAAAACACTCATACCTTTCAGTAAGAAACAATCCAAATAGAGTTGATTGGAATAATCCTCCAAATAGATTTAAAAATTATCCAGATAGTTATAAACGAATAGCTTTAGATTCTTCAAATGAAAATTACAATTTTTTATATCTAATCTCTGGAATAACAGCAAAAAAAACCTATCCAGGAATTGAATACTATTTAAGAGTAAATCCAAGTGCAGGAGCTTTGTATCCAAATGAAGTATATTTTCAAGCAAGAAATGTAGATGGTTTTGAAGATGGAATTTATCATTTGGAAGTAGCAACTTCAAGTGCTGTAAAACTTCAAAAAATTGAATCAAATCAAGGGGTGGAAACTCTTTTAGGTTTAGATTTTAGTGTTGATGGTTTTATCTTTTTTATCTCTTCTTTGTATTTTAGGTCTTCATGGAAATATAAAAATAGAGCTTTTAGATACTGTTTACTTGATGCTGGACATTTGCTTGGAAGTATGGAAGCTAGTTCATATTTGTTTGATAAAGAGTTTGAGATTTTGTATGATTTTCCAAAACAAAAATTAAATGATTTTTTTTGTTTTGATGAAAAAGAGTTTTTTACTGCTGTTTGTTTAGTTGGAACAAAAAAAGATGATAAAAAAGAGAGTTTTTCTTTAACTCTTTCTACTCTAGATGGAAGTTCATATGAAGAAGGGAAAATCTCATTTTTTGTAAAAAATGAACTAATCGAAAAAGCTTATGAAGATACGTTAGAGATAAAAAACAAAAATAATGAAACAAAAAAAGCTCTATTTAATTTTCAAAAACAAAGATTTAAAGATGTGATTTTTAAAAGAAGGTCAATAAGAGAGTTTACAAAACAAAGTATCTCAAAAGTTCAATTTGAAGCAATATTAAATGTATTAAATCAACCAATAACAAATGATTGTGATGAACAAGTTGATATTTTTTACACTATAAATAGAGTAGAAGGTTTACAAATAGGACTATATAAAAATGGAGAACTTTTAAGAAATGGAGATTTTTCATCAAAAGCTGGATATTTATGTTTAGAGCAAGAGTTAGGAAAAGATAGTGCTGTTACATTTTTTTTAACAACAAAAAGTAAAAACTATCAAGAAGCTTATCAAAAGGCTGGAATAATTGGTCATAGATTGTATTTGGCTTCAAACTATTTAGATATTGGTTGTAGTGGAATAGGGGCTTATTATGATGATGAGGTTTGTGAGTTTTTACAAGAGCAAACAATGGTTTTATATGCTTTGGCTATTGGAAACTAA
- a CDS encoding sensor histidine kinase translates to MKNLLIKYKEYSYILKALIILFIITIISHLFKENLDIINISLIHIIPVVIIAIYGNIKATIFITLLSVVFLNFLYIPPVYSFSVHNELYIWSFLIFGIVGWIITIQAKNLNTQTKQNELRESLLHIISHDLRTPLSTIHGSINLILSNNNLDEKNKNNLLEDINYASLRMKRLITNLLDSTRLSSGNLDLKLEWCDFEDIVGVALNEFSQTQNDEKLDIKIDELALFWGDNTLLTQLIINLLDNAFKYSKPNTKIHLEIDNLNNYTKIKIFNETEYIDKQKLKNIFDKFYRFEDTNDISGSGIGLAICKSIVKLHHGEIKAIAQNDGITIEIELPIIKRIDIK, encoded by the coding sequence ATGAAAAATTTATTAATCAAATACAAAGAGTATAGTTACATTTTAAAAGCTTTAATTATTTTATTTATTATTACTATAATAAGTCATCTATTCAAAGAGAATCTTGATATTATAAATATATCATTAATTCATATAATACCTGTTGTTATTATTGCAATTTATGGAAATATCAAAGCAACAATATTTATAACATTGCTTAGTGTTGTATTTTTAAATTTTTTATACATTCCACCTGTTTATAGTTTTTCAGTTCATAATGAACTTTATATCTGGAGTTTTTTAATATTTGGGATTGTTGGTTGGATAATTACAATTCAAGCCAAAAATCTAAACACTCAAACAAAACAAAACGAATTAAGAGAGAGTTTATTACATATAATTTCCCATGATTTAAGAACACCTCTTTCTACAATTCATGGAAGTATAAACCTGATTTTATCAAACAATAATTTAGATGAAAAAAATAAAAATAATCTTTTAGAAGATATAAACTACGCTTCACTTAGAATGAAAAGATTAATCACAAATCTATTAGATAGTACAAGACTCTCAAGTGGAAATCTTGATTTAAAACTTGAATGGTGTGATTTTGAAGATATTGTTGGTGTTGCTTTAAATGAATTTTCTCAAACACAAAATGATGAAAAGTTAGATATAAAAATTGATGAATTAGCTCTATTTTGGGGAGACAATACACTTTTAACTCAACTAATTATAAATCTTTTAGATAATGCTTTTAAATATTCAAAACCAAATACAAAAATTCATTTAGAAATAGATAATTTAAACAACTATACAAAAATTAAAATTTTCAATGAAACTGAATATATAGATAAACAAAAACTAAAAAATATCTTTGATAAATTTTATAGATTTGAAGATACAAATGATATTTCTGGAAGTGGAATTGGTTTGGCTATTTGTAAAAGTATTGTCAAATTACACCATGGAGAGATAAAAGCTATTGCTCAAAATGATGGAATAACTATTGAAATTGAGCTACCAATAATAAAAAGGATTGATATTAAATGA
- a CDS encoding response regulator, protein MKKLIHIIEDDLSVKKLLEITFKEYEFNSISSDSKKNAMMMFLSHNPDLLIVDLGLPDGDGKDFIKQIREISKVPIIVLTARHDEKEIVAALDAGADDYITKPFSVNELLARIRANLRRKIEPENITSSIICDELELNIVSRDITLKNEKLKLTPIEYELLKYFMLNTNKTLTHNQILQEVWGTGYQKEMQYLRTYVNTLRKKIEKNSTRPKYIKTQSGIGYRFSCNQN, encoded by the coding sequence ATGAAAAAATTGATACATATAATCGAAGATGATTTATCAGTAAAAAAACTTTTAGAAATAACTTTTAAAGAGTATGAATTTAACTCTATTTCAAGTGATAGCAAAAAAAATGCAATGATGATGTTTTTAAGTCATAATCCTGATTTATTAATAGTAGATTTAGGTCTTCCTGATGGAGATGGAAAAGATTTTATAAAACAAATTAGAGAAATATCAAAAGTCCCAATTATTGTTTTAACAGCACGTCATGATGAAAAAGAGATTGTTGCTGCTTTAGATGCAGGAGCTGATGATTATATTACAAAACCCTTTTCTGTAAATGAATTACTTGCAAGAATAAGAGCAAATTTAAGAAGAAAAATAGAACCTGAAAATATTACTTCATCTATTATTTGTGATGAACTAGAACTAAATATTGTTTCAAGGGATATAACTTTAAAAAATGAAAAACTAAAACTTACTCCAATTGAGTATGAATTACTTAAATATTTTATGTTAAATACAAATAAAACCCTAACTCATAATCAGATTCTGCAAGAAGTTTGGGGAACTGGATATCAAAAAGAAATGCAATATTTAAGAACTTATGTAAATACTTTAAGAAAAAAAATTGAAAAAAATTCTACACGACCAAAATATATCAAAACCCAATCTGGAATTGGTTATAGATTCTCTTGCAATCAAAATTAG